In Chryseobacterium lactis, a single genomic region encodes these proteins:
- a CDS encoding RHS repeat domain-containing protein: protein MKKNIILVSTLLSCLFNAQGVQNYMNYKNNFFPQSPNATPFALAGKYPVNMYKGVPSISIPLFSQQKGQSNFVISLDYNVKSIKPSTIPTWTGLGWNLNIGGSVTRIVNGGVDEVYTGIYSPSIPYNHFSYLDNYSMLDNPNWNTFDGMVNYYNINFDNTIINGFPTVVPSPDEFIININGITGSFYMNEKGKWVGRTKEGRTFKVEHQYKFDYKLPETVIVGTQYTTIPKYTTLKRILYGFNIIMDDGTKYIFGLDDTAIEFSSPPEQVDTIFNPHIIPASWQIKEIIYPDGKNTKFTYVRDERSVFVMNRSGNASWDKNGSLFSNTSNDNTSSSGQIYNISSNRLNNVFLTKVEGEDFIVNLERSATNQKEYDELEFPSSEWVVQYTHHIKSYTNHKHWYKLDKIKVSDKAGNVIKNIAFNYNNDPNDRLLLNNLSINTIEKYTFQYNNLKLPKYTTDQTDGWGYYNGNNFEPDHFSLYLMSSEQQKNVFQNVYPSYKQPNLTLTKAQTLEEITFPTGGKTYFEYELNDYSKYGEKNMNQTELLLYTTPAIKEASGGLRIKKIKSCNENSNCFSKMYSYVNDDGVSSSGILPYKAVYVVEGGIPNMNYSFWDFNYNSYQTLKDEDNSVGYSKVTEIDDNGGKKETYFTNFDRAGSNDKIGVKYLGWEIPALFKQLPYTSFSLMRGKPLKEIVWSDIKKVSETNYIYTQQQDHLRSYTSIYKRFSQNLGSNGFTNAGTWYGVLLDAHQINFNTSFLSEKKTFFDGVETKETNIYNNIYNTLISQTQTDASNNYTRIYSYAWDISNQAMADAYMVGIPVIEETKKNNKTISKKETIYPVSIPTSQTGSLVLPLSIKSFDLQNPGTSTTEVTYDKYDSKGNLQQYTTKDGISTTIIWGYNNTQPIAKIENVKLADINPSFINAIVAASETDAAAGANNDETDLLNAFKTFKNNLSGYKITTYSYDPLIGVRSITPPSGIRESYLYDSAGRLEKVINADGNLLKEFKYNYKQ, encoded by the coding sequence ATGAAGAAAAACATAATCTTAGTTTCAACACTATTGAGTTGCTTATTTAATGCTCAGGGTGTACAAAACTATATGAATTATAAGAATAATTTCTTTCCTCAAAGCCCTAATGCAACTCCATTTGCATTGGCTGGAAAGTATCCTGTCAATATGTATAAAGGGGTTCCTTCTATTAGTATTCCTTTATTCAGTCAACAAAAAGGGCAAAGTAATTTTGTAATATCTTTAGATTATAATGTAAAATCAATTAAACCATCTACTATTCCTACATGGACAGGACTCGGCTGGAATCTTAACATTGGAGGTTCTGTAACAAGAATTGTAAATGGAGGAGTGGATGAAGTATATACGGGAATTTATAGTCCTAGTATTCCTTACAATCATTTTTCTTATTTGGACAATTATTCTATGTTGGACAACCCCAATTGGAATACATTTGATGGTATGGTTAATTATTATAATATTAATTTTGATAATACCATAATCAATGGCTTTCCAACTGTAGTTCCTTCACCTGATGAATTTATTATTAACATAAATGGTATAACAGGTAGTTTTTACATGAATGAAAAAGGAAAATGGGTCGGGCGTACCAAAGAGGGGAGAACATTTAAGGTTGAACATCAATATAAGTTTGATTACAAACTTCCTGAAACGGTTATCGTAGGGACACAATATACAACAATTCCAAAGTATACTACATTGAAAAGAATTTTATATGGATTCAATATTATCATGGATGATGGCACAAAATATATTTTTGGACTAGATGATACTGCTATAGAATTTTCTTCACCGCCAGAGCAGGTAGATACAATCTTTAACCCACATATTATTCCGGCTTCTTGGCAAATAAAGGAGATTATTTACCCGGATGGAAAGAATACAAAATTTACCTATGTAAGAGACGAGCGAAGTGTTTTTGTGATGAACAGAAGTGGTAATGCTTCATGGGATAAAAATGGTTCATTATTTAGTAATACGAGTAATGATAATACATCATCTTCAGGACAAATTTATAATATTAGCAGTAACCGCTTAAATAATGTTTTTTTGACAAAGGTGGAAGGGGAAGACTTTATTGTCAATCTTGAGAGATCTGCAACAAATCAGAAAGAATATGATGAGCTGGAGTTCCCGTCAAGTGAATGGGTCGTTCAATATACCCATCATATAAAGAGTTATACTAATCATAAGCATTGGTATAAACTTGACAAGATCAAAGTTTCTGATAAGGCAGGAAATGTTATCAAAAATATAGCTTTTAATTATAATAATGACCCAAATGACCGTCTTTTACTCAATAATCTATCTATAAATACAATAGAGAAGTATACCTTTCAGTATAATAATTTAAAACTACCCAAATATACAACAGATCAAACTGATGGATGGGGTTACTATAATGGAAACAATTTTGAACCTGATCATTTCTCTCTATATTTAATGTCTTCAGAGCAGCAAAAAAATGTGTTTCAAAATGTTTATCCGAGTTATAAACAGCCTAATCTTACTTTGACCAAAGCACAAACTTTGGAGGAAATCACTTTCCCGACGGGTGGAAAAACATATTTTGAATATGAACTCAATGATTATTCGAAATATGGAGAGAAGAATATGAATCAAACTGAATTACTGTTGTATACAACTCCTGCCATTAAGGAAGCCTCTGGTGGATTAAGGATAAAAAAAATAAAGTCATGTAATGAAAATAGCAATTGTTTTAGCAAGATGTATTCATACGTTAACGATGATGGTGTCTCTTCAAGCGGGATCCTTCCATACAAAGCAGTCTATGTAGTTGAAGGTGGAATACCAAACATGAATTATAGTTTCTGGGATTTTAATTATAATTCTTACCAAACTCTTAAGGACGAGGATAATAGTGTAGGATATAGCAAGGTAACTGAAATTGATGATAATGGCGGAAAAAAAGAAACTTATTTTACCAATTTTGATCGTGCAGGTTCGAATGATAAAATTGGAGTAAAATATCTTGGTTGGGAAATTCCGGCTTTATTTAAACAACTTCCTTACACATCCTTTTCTTTAATGAGAGGTAAACCATTAAAAGAAATTGTATGGTCTGATATCAAAAAGGTAAGTGAAACCAATTATATTTATACTCAACAGCAAGATCATCTTAGATCTTATACGTCAATTTATAAGCGTTTTAGTCAAAATTTAGGAAGTAATGGTTTTACAAATGCAGGAACATGGTATGGTGTTTTATTGGATGCGCATCAGATAAATTTCAATACGAGTTTCTTGTCTGAGAAGAAGACTTTTTTTGACGGGGTTGAAACTAAAGAAACAAACATTTATAACAATATTTACAATACGCTTATCAGCCAGACACAAACAGATGCAAGTAATAATTATACGAGAATATATAGCTATGCTTGGGATATAAGTAACCAGGCGATGGCTGATGCCTATATGGTCGGTATTCCTGTAATTGAAGAGACAAAAAAAAACAATAAAACAATTTCAAAAAAGGAAACTATTTATCCTGTCTCCATTCCAACTTCTCAAACAGGAAGCTTAGTATTGCCACTATCGATAAAATCCTTTGATCTTCAAAATCCTGGTACTTCAACAACAGAAGTAACCTACGATAAATACGACTCTAAAGGCAACCTCCAGCAATACACCACAAAAGACGGTATTTCAACAACAATCATCTGGGGATACAATAATACTCAGCCGATTGCCAAAATTGAAAATGTAAAATTAGCAGATATTAATCCTTCCTTTATCAATGCTATTGTCGCGGCTTCTGAGACGGATGCTGCGGCAGGGGCTAATAACGATGAAACTGATTTGTTGAATGCTTTCAAAACATTTAAAAACAATTTATCAGGTTACAAAATCACTACCTACAGCTACGACCCGCTGATCGGAGTCAGAAGCATCACTCCTCCTTCGGGAATTAGGGAGAGTTACCTCTATGATTCCGCAGGCAGACTTGAAAAAGTGATCAATGCAGATGGCAACTTATTAAAAGAATTTAAGTACAACTACAAACAATAA
- a CDS encoding DUF6443 domain-containing protein: MNKKIGTILLLAGSVLHYGQIVLNSSPTPNTEVSDPHSIRLLPGFSFGSASGTFRGFLGSTNNSGNNPYVPVTVDPTTNISGSENYIYTREYLVPTTTSNPALQQIQNIQFFDGLGRPKQNIGIKSTSGGKDLVTSIPYDNFGRQVDSWLPVPMSSQNGNIQSGVEGSATAYYQSNGINDSSPFTHKTLENSPLDRVLNVKNPGADWQNKPVTFGYDANVAGEVYQHVTSTTWENGATKTVLSLAPSPTYLPNQLYKNTIKDEEGNETIEFKNGQGQTILVRKVLDVYTHVDTYYVYNEYNQLAFVLPPQAINKPITETLLSDLCYQYRYDGRSRLVEKKLPGKGWEYMVYDKQDRLVATQDANLNAKGHWLYTKYDKFGRVAYTGINTGGTRSQEQTEANTFGSNSVDRGNSSFFNRQGMDVYYSNSDITYPKSPTWVTLLSLNYYDSYPGYSFNPSFPATIQGEPVLTATPTSDGRSTNSLPLVSLVKNIEDDNWTKNYTYYDLKGRAIGSHSINHLGGYARTESLLKFSGKPNYTLSFHKRTQNDTEISIKESFEYDHQERMVRHWHQVNGANKELLAENVYNELGQLQTKNVGNTTGSPLQSVNYAYNIRGWLTKINEPSNLLTKLFAYELRYNNPNAQFSGTAKYNGNISQAAWITQTDAVLRNYSYEYDPLNRLKEGRLWDAMNLDRGEYTENLTYDLNGNIGSLKRKGRQFPGYTAPENMDDLAYEYTGNRLTKVRDISENPSGYPIGGKAFAYDDNGNMTVQEDKGLTIRYNYLNLPQNILSPQGNTSYVYSADGVKVKKMAGSKVVDYLTGFQYENNTLQFFPTSEGYFDYVKNKYIYNYTDHLGNVRLSYMNGGSGIEIIEESNYYPFGLKHEGYNTLNGNAAYQYKYNGKELQETGMYDYGARMYMPDIGRWGVVDPLAEKMRRWSPYNYAYNNPIRYIDPDGRAPFGDFFGTSGKYLGSDGKNDGKVYLSQGNKSNYLTAGKQEVAGGLASLSAISRSLSMTNSPSNHKISPDSKGGHHEVRADIDLAGKRTTFTEGGKTSISGGVAGAEVNGFDIMSQHGIKNDIKSDIVLHTHPTATTVESTATAGQFKVYTLTATDPSAADTADFAKRDTNIIAGNLEKNTVQVNADGSFADPNNKQGAVFYDRSGSETMRIESSTVNKILSNYENGQIKP; the protein is encoded by the coding sequence ATGAATAAAAAAATAGGTACAATCCTTTTATTAGCAGGAAGTGTGCTTCATTACGGCCAGATCGTTCTGAATTCCTCACCCACTCCTAATACAGAGGTCTCAGACCCCCACAGCATACGGCTGCTTCCGGGATTCAGTTTCGGTTCTGCGAGCGGAACTTTCCGAGGCTTTCTGGGATCCACCAATAACTCAGGGAACAACCCGTATGTTCCTGTGACGGTAGATCCCACGACCAATATATCCGGTAGTGAAAATTATATTTATACCCGGGAATATCTGGTTCCCACCACGACTTCAAATCCGGCATTACAACAGATACAAAACATCCAGTTTTTTGACGGATTGGGAAGACCCAAGCAAAATATTGGCATCAAATCCACCTCTGGAGGAAAGGATCTTGTTACTTCCATTCCGTATGACAATTTTGGCCGTCAGGTAGATTCCTGGCTTCCGGTACCTATGTCTTCACAAAATGGGAATATCCAGTCCGGAGTAGAAGGCAGTGCTACTGCTTATTATCAATCCAATGGAATTAATGATTCATCTCCGTTTACTCATAAAACACTGGAAAACTCCCCTCTTGACCGGGTTTTAAATGTTAAAAATCCAGGAGCCGATTGGCAGAATAAGCCGGTTACCTTTGGATATGATGCCAATGTAGCTGGTGAAGTATATCAACATGTTACCTCTACAACATGGGAGAATGGAGCCACTAAAACGGTATTGAGTTTAGCTCCTTCTCCAACCTACTTACCCAATCAGCTATATAAAAACACGATAAAAGATGAAGAAGGAAATGAAACTATTGAATTTAAAAACGGACAAGGCCAAACCATACTCGTCAGAAAAGTATTGGATGTTTACACCCATGTAGACACCTACTATGTATATAATGAATATAACCAGCTGGCTTTTGTTCTTCCACCTCAGGCAATCAACAAACCCATTACAGAGACTTTACTGAGTGATCTGTGTTATCAATATCGCTATGACGGAAGGAGTAGACTTGTAGAGAAAAAGCTTCCGGGAAAAGGCTGGGAATACATGGTCTATGATAAGCAAGACAGATTAGTAGCTACCCAGGATGCCAATTTAAATGCAAAAGGTCACTGGCTGTATACCAAATACGATAAATTTGGAAGAGTGGCCTATACAGGGATAAACACCGGCGGAACAAGGTCTCAGGAACAAACTGAAGCCAATACATTTGGCAGCAATAGTGTAGATCGGGGAAATTCTTCATTTTTTAACAGACAGGGAATGGATGTGTATTATAGTAATTCCGACATCACCTATCCTAAGTCTCCTACCTGGGTTACCTTATTGTCTTTGAATTATTATGACTCTTATCCGGGATACAGTTTCAATCCTTCATTTCCTGCTACAATACAGGGAGAACCTGTTTTAACGGCAACACCAACCTCTGACGGAAGAAGTACCAATAGCCTTCCTCTTGTCAGCCTGGTGAAAAATATTGAAGATGATAACTGGACAAAAAACTATACCTATTATGACCTCAAAGGAAGGGCGATAGGATCGCATTCAATCAACCATCTGGGTGGCTATGCGAGAACGGAAAGTCTGCTGAAGTTCTCAGGAAAACCAAACTATACGCTTAGTTTTCATAAAAGAACTCAGAATGATACCGAGATCAGTATTAAAGAATCTTTTGAGTATGATCATCAGGAAAGAATGGTAAGACACTGGCATCAGGTAAATGGAGCCAACAAGGAACTTCTTGCCGAGAATGTATATAACGAGCTGGGACAACTGCAGACTAAAAATGTAGGAAACACCACAGGAAGCCCGTTACAAAGTGTTAATTATGCCTATAACATCCGGGGTTGGCTGACCAAAATTAACGAGCCTTCCAATTTGCTTACCAAGCTTTTTGCATACGAGTTAAGATACAACAATCCTAATGCCCAGTTCAGCGGAACGGCCAAATACAACGGTAATATTTCCCAGGCAGCCTGGATTACCCAAACTGATGCCGTACTGAGAAATTATTCCTACGAATATGATCCTTTAAACCGACTGAAAGAAGGCCGCCTTTGGGATGCTATGAACTTAGACCGGGGAGAATATACCGAAAACCTGACCTACGATCTTAACGGGAATATTGGTAGTTTGAAAAGAAAAGGCAGACAGTTCCCAGGATATACCGCTCCCGAAAACATGGATGATCTGGCATACGAGTACACAGGAAACCGCTTAACCAAAGTACGTGATATTTCTGAAAACCCTTCAGGATATCCTATTGGAGGAAAAGCCTTTGCTTACGATGATAACGGAAATATGACGGTTCAGGAAGACAAAGGACTCACCATCCGGTACAATTATCTGAACCTGCCTCAAAATATCCTTTCTCCACAAGGAAATACATCTTATGTATACAGTGCTGATGGAGTAAAGGTGAAAAAAATGGCAGGAAGTAAAGTCGTAGATTATCTGACCGGTTTCCAGTATGAGAACAATACATTACAATTCTTCCCAACCTCAGAAGGCTATTTTGATTATGTGAAAAATAAGTATATTTACAATTACACAGATCACTTAGGAAATGTACGATTAAGTTACATGAACGGCGGGTCAGGAATAGAGATCATTGAGGAAAGCAATTACTATCCGTTTGGGTTGAAGCATGAAGGGTATAATACTTTGAACGGGAATGCTGCCTATCAGTATAAGTACAATGGAAAGGAGCTCCAGGAGACGGGAATGTATGATTATGGAGCGAGGATGTATATGCCGGATATTGGACGATGGGGTGTGGTAGATCCGCTGGCGGAGAAGATGAGAAGATGGTCGCCTTATAACTATGCTTACAACAACCCAATAAGATATATTGATCCAGACGGAAGAGCTCCTTTCGGAGACTTCTTTGGTACTTCAGGAAAGTATCTAGGTAGTGATGGAAAAAATGATGGAAAAGTATACTTAAGTCAAGGAAATAAAAGTAATTATTTAACAGCGGGCAAGCAAGAAGTTGCTGGAGGATTAGCTTCTTTAAGTGCTATTTCTAGATCATTAAGTATGACAAATTCTCCTTCAAACCATAAAATTAGCCCTGACTCTAAAGGCGGACATCACGAAGTTAGAGCAGATATTGACTTAGCAGGAAAGAGAACAACATTCACAGAAGGAGGTAAAACTTCTATAAGTGGCGGTGTTGCAGGTGCAGAAGTTAATGGTTTTGATATAATGAGTCAACACGGTATTAAAAACGATATAAAATCTGATATTGTGCTTCATACCCATCCTACAGCAACAACAGTAGAAAGTACCGCTACTGCGGGGCAATTCAAAGTTTATACTTTGACTGCAACAGATCCTTCTGCTGCTGATACGGCAGATTTTGCTAAGAGAGATACGAATATTATTGCAGGTAACTTGGAAAAAAATACAGTACAGGTAAATGCGGATGGTTCTTTCGCTGATCCAAATAATAAACAGGGTGCTGTATTTTATGACAGAAGCGGAAGTGAAACTATGAGAATTGAATCATCTACAGTTAATAAAATATTATCTAATTATGAAAATGGTCAAATCAAACCTTAA
- a CDS encoding helix-turn-helix domain-containing protein yields MIREVKNLSQKEICTDSGIPQGQYSRIENGKVEPSISTLEKLAKVFGVSVSEFFNDNDLQKELNLPLLEKIKLIDLLPEDEQQALLKMIDLAISNKRMKDNLQQIITQ; encoded by the coding sequence ATCATAAGAGAGGTTAAAAACCTTTCTCAAAAAGAGATTTGCACGGATTCGGGTATTCCACAAGGTCAATACTCTAGGATTGAAAATGGCAAAGTAGAACCGTCTATTTCTACATTAGAAAAATTGGCTAAAGTTTTCGGAGTTTCTGTAAGTGAATTTTTTAATGACAACGATTTGCAGAAAGAACTCAATTTACCGCTTTTAGAAAAAATAAAATTGATTGATCTGCTTCCTGAAGATGAACAACAAGCCTTGCTTAAAATGATTGACCTAGCAATTTCTAACAAAAGAATGAAAGATAATCTACAACAGATTATCACACAATAA
- a CDS encoding RNA polymerase sigma factor — protein MNLTDHSLLKKIKSGDRPAFMLLYDRYWDSLYRFAFARTRDKEVSEELLQNLWMKILENTDTIQTDAAESAKGYLLRYLHYRILDYYNSYKKAPPTLSIDEIDFPSETDLTDTEYFEIIEENEISVLLSMIDEVVSTLSSTEQQVYDMRIRKNMSVNETAEALGISNKTVSNKLSKALGEIREQLSSEYQPSKKLVSIVMLMEILTSY, from the coding sequence ATGAATCTGACAGACCATAGTTTATTAAAGAAAATAAAATCAGGCGATCGTCCTGCATTTATGCTGCTGTATGACCGATATTGGGACAGCCTGTATCGCTTTGCTTTTGCGCGTACGAGGGATAAAGAGGTTTCTGAGGAACTGCTTCAAAATCTATGGATGAAAATCCTCGAAAATACCGATACCATTCAAACTGACGCCGCAGAAAGTGCTAAAGGATATTTACTTCGCTATCTTCATTACCGCATCCTCGATTACTATAACAGCTATAAGAAAGCACCGCCCACCTTGAGTATTGACGAGATTGATTTCCCGTCAGAAACAGACCTCACAGACACCGAATATTTTGAAATTATTGAAGAGAACGAAATTTCGGTTTTATTATCGATGATTGACGAGGTGGTATCTACACTTTCTTCAACAGAACAGCAGGTTTATGATATGAGAATCAGGAAAAATATGTCCGTAAATGAAACGGCAGAAGCTTTGGGAATAAGCAATAAGACAGTAAGTAATAAACTGAGCAAGGCATTGGGAGAAATCCGTGAACAATTAAGCTCCGAATACCAGCCTTCTAAAAAACTGGTATCAATTGTGATGTTGATGGAGATATTAACCAGCTACTAA
- a CDS encoding FecR family protein: protein MKRLTYKNIEAFVFRLWTREVSGEKISEKENEILENWRTGIERDLDPIHMKESKERILSALEHYFIASEKRNHISSFRKYAYKAAAIVLLLLSLGSWFTYSTFFKPDMYVAKSEKQVIKLADGSVVTLLPGAELTVAQSFPASTRVVDLKGNAIFSVAKSKIHPFIVNAEGFSTKVLGTVFKISQSGQKKAVDLYEGKVAVSSAGVPVSYLKPHQQWTNFGVAHTTAIISMGKTTGNRTPELLSLSFNDVPLKEVITVLEANYHAKIYYPKETEDRKITADFTGGKVAENIESLAFILGLEVERKENTYILKK, encoded by the coding sequence ATGAAACGTTTGACATATAAAAATATTGAAGCCTTTGTTTTCAGGCTGTGGACAAGAGAAGTTTCCGGGGAAAAAATTTCTGAAAAGGAAAATGAAATTTTAGAAAACTGGAGAACCGGGATAGAAAGAGATCTGGATCCTATCCATATGAAAGAATCTAAGGAAAGAATATTGTCTGCCCTGGAACATTATTTTATAGCTTCTGAAAAAAGAAATCACATCAGCAGCTTTAGAAAATATGCATATAAGGCTGCTGCAATTGTCCTTCTGCTATTATCGCTGGGAAGCTGGTTTACTTATTCTACTTTCTTTAAGCCTGATATGTATGTTGCAAAATCGGAAAAACAGGTGATAAAGCTGGCGGACGGATCTGTTGTAACGCTTCTTCCAGGTGCTGAACTTACCGTGGCTCAATCATTTCCTGCTTCTACCAGAGTGGTAGATCTAAAAGGAAACGCCATTTTTTCTGTTGCCAAATCAAAAATCCATCCCTTTATTGTGAATGCTGAGGGTTTCAGTACTAAAGTATTGGGAACCGTATTTAAAATATCGCAGTCCGGACAGAAAAAAGCGGTAGATCTTTATGAAGGTAAAGTTGCCGTATCATCCGCAGGAGTACCTGTTTCTTATCTGAAACCGCATCAGCAATGGACCAATTTCGGGGTTGCCCATACTACTGCTATTATTTCCATGGGAAAGACTACAGGAAACCGGACTCCTGAACTGCTTTCTTTAAGCTTTAATGATGTACCTCTGAAAGAAGTTATTACCGTCCTGGAGGCCAACTATCATGCAAAAATCTATTATCCTAAAGAAACTGAAGACAGGAAGATCACTGCAGATTTTACAGGTGGAAAAGTGGCTGAAAATATAGAATCACTAGCCTTCATTCTGGGACTGGAAGTAGAAAGAAAAGAGAATACTTATATCCTTAAAAAATAA